The genomic DNA GAAACTAGCAATAATTAAGTGGATGTCATATTAATGATCAAAATTACAATCCAGGTATGTTGACATTATTCTTGATTTCCTATCATATTAATATATTATTGTTatcatattttgtctctttttttatttttcaatattttcCAGTAAGTTGGTGGGATTTCTATGGCAATGAGACACCAAATTTAAAAAGTGATGGCAAAGAGGATCCTTGGCTTAACTACTAGTTCATCCGGCTATGAAAGGAATTGGAGTGTCTTTGAAGGGGTAAAATATTGTTTATTCTTTTGTTGTATTTTAATTTGATAGttgtataataatttataaattattcttaactttttttttatttttttcttatctaGATACACACCAAGAAAAGGAATAGACTAGATGTTACAAGGATGAATAATCTAGTTTATGTCCAATTTAATGCAAGATTAATGAACAAGAAGAAGGGCAAGGATAAATTAGAGATTTTACTTGCACGTGATGGTAGcaaggtgttggtgcaatatcatgtagggtttaagttagaccttcattatctaagagggagtttgccttcttagtgggagaatgtagggtttaacttacgccttcattacctagtggcatgaaggaagttgaggctataggaattagcctaacttaaatgaggtattgtcaaacatcaaaaggggagagattgttggtgcaatatccctcaggtcaaggttgacctggttgaccaagcttgagtcttggtttgggtttcgatgtttgacaatacaagacttcgatgatatggacaagtgcaggtgcagttgttcatttgggaagattgtttggtgcaattctccactgATCAGGGCTTAATCAGTTTGgttgtagaagagtcaagtaggtcaaggttgaccggatacttgcatgggaaagtcctaactggaatgttaggcagtgagaaaatcctggtgagtgaagccaggtgaaagtcctagtgagtgaagctaagcagttgggaagttctagtgagtgaagtcaggcatatgagaagtcctagtgagtgaagctagacaattggAAATCTTGGTAATTGAAgtcaagtgaaagtcctggtgagtgaagccagacagatggaaagtcctagtgagtgaagctaggcagtgagaaaatccttgtgagtgaagccaggtgaaagtcctagtgagtgaagctaggtagttggaagtcctggtgagtgaagccaggcacggggaaaatccagatgggtcaaggttgaccagacatctggtgaaagtccaagtaggtcaagggattgaccggatacttggcacgaggagaaaagtccaagtgggtcaaagggattgaccagacacttggtgagggagtcctagcaggtcaagggtgaccagatgctatgcATAATGTaacaataggtcaaggttgaccggatgttggtttgaggggcttgggacttggttttgggcaaaaaccaacagCTGGATCTGTCACGCCCctgaggagtccctgtccgaataaatttcgacagcatctcccctgtacggcgggcaatctgaaactttctacatcgccctctaggccacatatacctcggccaacacggccggaacaataacaataatataaacaatcacccacgcagttaataatttaacaaactgtaacagtgataatatgactcaaaaataactctactcaactacacctataaagctcaaaacatattcctactccactacactcataaagctcaaatccgacgataagatcaacttacctcttttgtcgtccaagcaggcatgtagtaaaacaaatccaaataaaaactcatcgataatgtccatataagatccaagtgtatcaaaataaaacaagtctcaacatagtctagtaaaaaacaccaaaagacaaataaacatcctcgtggactgcaggggactagcgactggaattctctggacagcatcaacctgaaaataacaatggaggagcgtgtgagtccaacactcagcgggtaacaactgatatgcataataaagaatataacaactaacactaatcatgcgtacagtctcctgatacaagaaagataaatgcaactgaggaatacaggagaaaactgtactaaccaggaccaaggtataaggataACAGGGTCGtaagaccgagagtgtcataatcctgtatgcatgtcaatcatatgcatccatataaatgcagcaagtaaatgcaacaaacacaagcaataaatgcatcatgcatatgatgcaaatgacatggtcacccctgacgctagtcagccatctcacacacaatggagagaccgagtgagtagggctgtgacaaccgtgcactctggcatcactgcccctgatgagtgactgagcgaacgggatgctatcggagtacacacatactcctaccccaaatcataaatgggggagcgcaatgctctcatctctcggtacaccataacggggagggatccctgacatgctatcacgctgcgtcacactacccatgagcggaccaacggagcaccgaacagagccaaactgacgtgttaccacgttgcgtcacgctacccatgagcggaccaacggagcaccgacagtgatgaaactggcgatgtgctcaacaataatggagcaaactatcgcacaacatgcaatcatgcgaatagtGTATGATACTAAACATGGTAAAATACTGAGTAGCATAGCAATaatccatatacatgtaaaatgtgtaccatcgggaagtgaatcaaatcaaagtacacagaccagataagaTATCAAAACCCTAGATCTtgaacatgataaataatatTGTAACGCCCCAGCCCGGGCGGCCCCACccagaccgaaccgggaacgctacccaTAATTGTctatcgggttgacgactagctccacaaatcaccgaaggtcctttcagcgtgctttgtcctcactcgcacacaccctgggaaacttcccaggaggtcacccatcctaagatttctccaagccaagcacgcttaactttggagttcttaagtttgggcttccgaaaaggaaggtgcaccttggtgatatggatagtaccatataaccttttaagtcatacttaaccagaatctcagaaccggggtattacaatcacccccacttaaagacacaacgtcctcgttgtgtaaccacaaatcacaccacaaacaaatcccagaatctccctcgctaggtggtgccctgggtgctcctaccacaggcgcactcacggtcgcaaggtcgctctgataccatctgtaacgccccagcCCGGGCGGCCCCACccagaccgaaccgggaacgctacccataattgtccatcgggttgacgactagctccacaaatcaccgaaggtcctttcagcgtgttttgtcctcactcgcacacaccctgggaaacttcccaggaggtcacccatcctaagatttttccaagccaagcacgcttaactttggagttcttaagtttgggcttccgaaaaggaaggtgcaccttggtgatatggatagtaccatctaaccttttaagtcatacttaaccagaatctcagaaccggggtattacaaatatggttgtgtcactacctctataaataggcataatcaggtatacactagcatgatgtgcaaaataaataaacaagcaagcatgtaacaggtcaggtagtgatcaatcgaagcaaatgagaaacataatcattgctatatgttaaaaaaatattattatgcatatcaaaagacataaagtcaaagtacccgcctccaataagaaaggatCATATCCGGTCCAATtccaacgtcgagatactcatctcgcgttACAGTCCTGTAGTAAATCATACAGTTTATctaagttaattataaacaaatagctaaacaaattcctaatccaccgaccatctagggttagcttctttaaccctaattacaccattagataaattctaaacctaagttaacaattattgctaacatAACTAGCAATCATTTACCatgaagatcaaaaccctaaaccttacctcaagttccacagtCATTCTTGCTGCTGGAATCAACTTCTCTGCCCTGGTCAAACTGTTGTCCACCAAATCAATATCCCTAAATTAGCAACAATCCCAGATAAATCACAACTAGAGCCCGATAACGACAAGGAAAGGACCACAGTGAAGAACAAACTAGGGCACAAACCTTTGCCCCTGGATGAAGCCCAACTCGTGTAGAGGTGGCACCTAAGATCGGAAAGACCAGTAGCTGTCGGCACTGTGCAGGGGTGCGGCAGCGGCtgtgaacccaaaactagggcacTGATACCCTGCTCCTGGCCGGAAACAAACACCAACAGAGAtgcgccggcgctagggcacagggtgTCGGAGAAGAGGAAATCGCGTGAGGTGTAAATTGGCAAAGGGCTCAGCGGCTAGTACCGAGGAGAAGAAACTCCGGCGAGGTGTCAGCGGGATGCTAGGGCACAGAGCACAGAAGAGGGGCTGGCAATCGGCTGGCGTCTCAAAGAAGGAGACGGATGAGTAGAGAGGCTAGGGCACAAGGGGGGTCGCCGGCGGCTAGCTAGGGCACAGCGGTGGCAAATCTGTGGCGACGACAGCGACTCTAGGGCTCGGATGCCGGCGGATCGGGGGTCGACGTCGCGTCGGCCAGATGAGAGGAATCggggctctcgtcgccggcggcagaggggTGAGGGCGTGCGCGCGAGGTCAGGCGGCCTGGTTTCGGGCGGAGGAGACAGTGAGTTCGAGGGGGAAAAAGGCTCggtgaggaaagggaagaagaaggagatgcaACCCTCGACCACGGCTTAAATTGCGAGAAGGGAACTACCGCGGCGCCGGTTAGGACACGCgaggagaagagaaggcgcgGGTGTGTGGGTTCGGTGAGGAAGAGAACAAAtaaaacaaggaaaagaaaatagaaaaaggaattaagaaaaattaacttttcctcatttaaatggggtagccaaagcaggctttctcggggccctgtttttatccccgtaaactcgtccatacgaactctgaaaaattcccgaaaaatttctaaaaatttcagaaaattcccttattaatattcgcctattttcggtattttacaggatcgatcaaccgatcgattggctggagcccaatcgatcggccgatcaattgaagagtccccgcgagaagccttcgtcccaatcgatcagtggatcgattgggaggcagtcgcgagggcacagaagcctgctggatcgatcagccgatcgatccagaggccccaatcgatcagtcgatcgattgggaagctacgATTTGTCGcaataagccttggatcgatccgttgatcaatCCAGGcatttcctgagagcacagaggtgctctggatcgatccaaagccttgccgatcgattgggagcaatccaatctatcgggatccgaccattggcgtcaataaaagccgcaggcgttcgattccttcggtagcgcttcaccgattcatctcatatcctcgacagcaactccaTATCTCTCTCTAAACtccagatcaccagttcttgaaggttcttggaggttcttccaaatCAAGAgacggatcaaaagcaagaagaagaaagctagggttaaggtttcttgtattcattgtaagttttgcttatacttttgttccctttcctttctttctgtattgagagtcttgtagggcttctccgcctttggtagttaccaaaaatgagtgtttattagtggaggtgtgtgtgtgtgcgtggatccttggactagtcacctcttgtgaggtggataccaagtaaaatccatttgttagcattgtatatatttgtttctttgtatttccgctgcacatccttgaagaaacaagcaacaagcaCACGcgcatgcgacgagctattcacccccccctctagctacatttcggtcccaacacaagGCACAATCTTGGATAGTTGAGGGttgtgatgatgaagttgaggtaGAGATTGACACTTTACAGCCAACAAGAGACACTAATGCTAATATTATAGGGGAGCCCTGATGAAAACGAGTTTGTATCGGATAATAAGGAAGATGAGATGAAAGAACACGAGGAGATTGAATTAGAATTAGACAAGGAATTAGATAATATCTAGTTTTTTATGTTCTTTTATTGTGAAAACTGAAAACTAATGGATATTATAAACTTTGTGACTTTTATCTTTCTAAAAATGTGAGAAATTTATGCATGAACCTTAAATTTATCATGTTTAAGTATTATTTGATCTATTTATttgtttaagataattaaattttatttaaaaataaaaaacactttTTTATGCTTAAAATTGTCCTAAGCTCGCTTAAGCTTATAAATCTTGAAGCTTGGACTCGGCGCTTCATCGCGCTTCACGCTTGTATTTAAATAGAATTCTcgaagaagaagtctatattcCGCAGCCATCAGGTTATGAAGTCAAAGGACAagaaaatagagttttaaaattaaagaagacTCTCTACGAgctaaaacaagcaccaaagGCATCGAATAGCCGGATAGACAGGTACTTGCAAGAGAAAGACTTCATCAAATGTGCTTATGAATATGCACTATACATTTAGAATAATGATAAAGATGTTTGATTGTATGTTTATATGTTAATGACTTGATTTTCACATGAAGCAATCCAAGTATGTTTGGAGAATTCAAAGAAGTGATGACTAAGGAGTTTGAGATGACTGATATTGGGCTCATGACATACTATCTAGGTATCAAAGTGAACCAAAGGGAAGATGAAATCTTTATTTTACAAAAAAGTTAtacaagagagatattaaagAAGTTTAAGATGGATAACAGTATGCCCATAAATACTCTAGTAGAATGTGGAGTCAAGATACCAAAGTACGATgaaggagacaaagttgatccaACATTTTTCAAGAGCTTGGTTGGAAATTTACGATGCTTGACGTGCACAAATCCTGATATCCTTTATACTGTTGAACTTGTTAGCCGCTACATGGAAGCTCCAACTACCACCCACCTTAAGATCGCTAAAAGAATTTTGCGTTATATCAAAGGTACGACAAattttggattgctttattcaacATCCAACTATTTCAAACTTGAAGGATATAGCGACAGTAATTAGGGTGGAGATATGGATGATAGAAAGAATACTAGAAGATTTGTGTTCTTTATGAGAAATAAAACTTTCACTTGGATGTCGAAGAAACAACATATTATCACACTTCTACTTGTGGAGATTaatgcttatccaataagcctgTATATAAACCGATTAGAAATTTGGCAAATTAAGTATAAGGTCACACAAACTAAATAAGCCTCTTCATTTTGTCCCTGTAGCTATGGTCGCGATAGGACATCCAAGTTGTCGCTCAGACATCCGCGGTTCGATCTCTAGGTATGacgtatttatagaaatttttcctctaaatgggcAACTCAATCAAAGGATGCTAGACTTCTAGGCTGATCATCTCATGCGCTTTCCGATTTACCCTAATGACCAATGAAAAATTtggatttatcattttttttctcttcatttaGAAAAAGCTCTTTATATTCAAATATATTTGATAAATTCCTTAGGAATATAACTATATATATAAGTTTGTAATCAAATTTCATTGTCTCTTTTTTAACATATTCAATCATATACGCGCGTCATTAAAGCAGCAGTTGGATTTAAGTTTCTCATCCTCAACCTTCTTGGCTTTTAAAAGAACATGAGCCACGTAGATATCACTTTTATTCTACACGTACGGACTGTCTCTGATAACTGCATTCAGAGTTATATATTTGAATAAGTTCCATGTATGTAaatactaattagggtttattgTTCTTCGGATCCACTGTATATTTAGTCGAGGAAGGCTTGCGCTATGATCTTGATATCCTCAACGTCGGCCGCTCCATCCCCATCGACGTCCAAGCTGGATATGATGTCCACGCAGTCCTGCATGGTGGCTCCGCCCAGCAGCAGCTGGTACAGCTCCGCCGCCGTCACCTCTCCCTCGTCGTCATCATCGTCCCACGCAGCCGCAGCCGTCTGCAGCAGCCCCGCCAGGTCCCCCAGCTCCAGCTCCGCGGTGTTCAGTTCCAAGAATTCCTCCAAGCTCAGGAACCCATCGCCGTCCGCGTCCCCCTGCTTCATCATCTCCGCCACCTCAGACGCGCTGGCGCTGTTGCCCAACGACGCCATGATGCCTTTCAGCTCGTCGCGGTTAATCAAGCCGTCGTCGTCGGCGTCGAAGGCCCGGAAGGCCTCCACCATGCTGTTCACGTAGCCCAACGTCTCGATGTCGCCAGCCAGATTTGATGGCGCCGCCGGAGGAGGAGGAGACATTATTGTTAGTTAGCTAGGTTGGTTATGAAAGAATGGTGAATTCATGGGGTTAAATATTGCACAAGTAAGTGAATATGTTCTTGGCGGCTTTATGTCGACATAAAGGATAGAAGCTGGGAAAAAAAAAGATGAAGGAataattgtcaataatgataagggGAATATTCTTGCTTATCCTTTGAGAGTTGATGAATTCTATCAAGATATATAGTGATCAAATAGAGAATATGGGTTGATGCCGCTAC from Zingiber officinale cultivar Zhangliang chromosome 4A, Zo_v1.1, whole genome shotgun sequence includes the following:
- the LOC121972867 gene encoding probable calcium-binding protein CML29, yielding MSPPPPAAPSNLAGDIETLGYVNSMVEAFRAFDADDDGLINRDELKGIMASLGNSASASEVAEMMKQGDADGDGFLSLEEFLELNTAELELGDLAGLLQTAAAAWDDDDDEGEVTAAELYQLLLGGATMQDCVDIISSLDVDGDGAADVEDIKIIAQAFLD
- the LOC121972866 gene encoding uncharacterized mitochondrial protein AtMg00810-like, translated to MTKEFEMTDIGLMTYYLGIKVNQREDEIFILQKSYTREILKKFKMDNSMPINTLVECGVKIPKYDEGDKVDPTFFKSLVGNLRCLTCTNPDILYTVELVSRYMEAPTTTHLKIAKRILRYIKGTTNFGLLYSTSNYFKLEGYSDSN